A genomic stretch from Embleya scabrispora includes:
- a CDS encoding IS110 family transposase, translating to MADETAVVGGIDTHTDLHQAAVVDGIGRHLATDRFETTPQGYQRLPDRLRSHGEVLAVGIEGTGAYGAEIARFLTANEVTVVEVDRPDRKARRDNGKSDPIDAHGAATAVLSGRAGGTPKARNGIVEAIRALRVVRKSAIKARTQTVNQIRTLVVTAPSVVRDKSRRLSTRQLVDTLARSRPSGEPDDPACAVKIALRRLARHQAPDEEIKEADKGSSTLPS from the coding sequence ATGGCAGACGAGACAGCGGTGGTCGGCGGGATCGACACCCACACCGATCTCCACCAGGCCGCGGTCGTCGACGGCATCGGCCGGCACCTGGCGACCGATCGGTTCGAGACCACTCCGCAGGGCTACCAACGGCTGCCGGACCGGCTCCGGTCGCACGGTGAGGTCCTCGCCGTCGGGATCGAGGGAACGGGCGCCTACGGTGCCGAGATCGCCCGGTTCCTCACGGCGAACGAAGTCACCGTCGTCGAGGTGGACCGCCCCGACCGCAAGGCCAGGCGGGACAACGGCAAGTCCGACCCGATCGACGCCCACGGGGCTGCGACCGCGGTCCTGTCCGGCCGGGCCGGGGGCACACCCAAGGCCCGCAACGGGATCGTCGAGGCGATCCGGGCCCTGCGGGTCGTCCGCAAAAGCGCGATCAAGGCCCGTACCCAGACCGTCAACCAGATCCGCACCCTCGTCGTCACCGCTCCCTCCGTGGTGCGGGACAAGTCGCGGAGACTGTCCACACGGCAGCTGGTCGACACCCTGGCCCGCTCCCGTCCCAGTGGCGAACCCGACGATCCCGCCTGCGCGGTGAAGATCGCTCTGCGACGGCTCGCCCGCCATCAGGCTCCGGACGAAGAGATCAAGGAGGCGGACAAGGGGTCATCCACTCTTCCATCCTGA
- a CDS encoding IS110 family transposase, producing the protein MEESREDHDDGTVARVAVIDIAEASGMVCLRVPHDPIEGRRVQRVWTVASTTNAIPELGDRLVCQGVERVVMEATGSYRRPFFYVPETRGLDCRLVNARDVKNVPDRPKTDKLDAVRPAKLAERGMVRASFVPPKAVRQLRDPTRTRAVFARERTRHRHRVDKALQDAQIKLSGVVSDLFGMSGRAMLDAMVAGERNPRALAGLAKGSPVKKKPALVEGLTGQFEDHHARLLRVLPGTVDHLTAQIRELDRLIAHTPEEITTPHDDSPAADPSVGGVSARAPAEKPDAVPGIGPATAQIILAGIGADMSRFPTPEHLVSWAKLCPRTIQSGARNTAGPAGQGNPRLKGALGEAANAAARTDTFLGARYRRIVKRRGHAKALVAVARSILVVTWHLINEPNISYRELGSDWHQRHLNPARKTRDLVRRLQALGHQVTLEPTAA; encoded by the coding sequence ATGGAGGAGTCGAGGGAAGATCACGACGACGGGACGGTCGCGCGGGTGGCGGTGATCGACATCGCCGAGGCGTCCGGGATGGTCTGCCTGCGCGTCCCGCACGACCCCATCGAGGGCCGACGCGTTCAACGGGTCTGGACGGTCGCCTCGACCACCAACGCGATCCCGGAACTCGGCGACCGGCTTGTCTGCCAGGGCGTCGAGCGCGTCGTCATGGAAGCGACGGGCTCGTACCGGCGGCCGTTCTTCTACGTGCCGGAGACCCGGGGTCTGGACTGCCGGCTCGTCAACGCGCGCGACGTGAAGAACGTCCCCGATCGTCCCAAGACCGACAAGCTGGACGCGGTCCGGCCGGCCAAACTTGCCGAACGCGGCATGGTCCGGGCCTCGTTCGTCCCGCCGAAGGCCGTCCGGCAGTTGCGGGATCCCACCCGCACCCGCGCCGTGTTCGCCCGGGAACGCACCCGTCACAGGCACCGGGTGGACAAGGCCCTCCAGGACGCGCAGATCAAGCTGTCCGGCGTCGTCTCGGATCTGTTCGGCATGTCCGGGCGAGCCATGCTCGACGCGATGGTCGCCGGCGAACGCAACCCGCGCGCCCTCGCCGGCCTTGCGAAGGGCAGCCCGGTCAAGAAGAAGCCGGCCCTCGTCGAGGGCCTGACCGGGCAGTTCGAGGACCACCACGCCCGGCTGCTGCGGGTGTTGCCGGGCACCGTCGACCACCTCACCGCACAGATCCGCGAACTCGACCGGCTCATCGCCCACACGCCGGAAGAGATCACCACCCCGCACGACGACAGCCCGGCAGCAGACCCGTCCGTCGGCGGCGTGAGCGCCCGCGCCCCGGCCGAGAAGCCGGACGCCGTTCCCGGCATCGGCCCGGCTACCGCGCAGATCATCCTCGCCGGGATCGGCGCGGACATGAGCCGCTTCCCCACCCCCGAACACCTCGTCTCGTGGGCGAAGTTGTGTCCCCGCACGATCCAGTCCGGCGCGAGGAACACCGCAGGCCCGGCCGGGCAGGGCAACCCCCGGCTCAAGGGCGCCCTCGGCGAGGCAGCCAACGCCGCCGCCCGCACCGACACCTTCCTCGGCGCCCGCTACCGGCGCATCGTCAAACGCCGCGGCCACGCCAAAGCCCTGGTCGCCGTCGCCCGCTCGATACTCGTCGTCACCTGGCACCTGATCAACGAACCGAACATCTCCTACCGGGAACTCGGCTCCGACTGGCACCAACGGCACCTCAACCCCGCCCGCAAGACCCGCGACCTCGTCCGCCGGCTCCAGGCCCTCGGCCACCAGGTCACCCTCGAACCCACGGCCGCCTGA
- a CDS encoding SDR family NAD(P)-dependent oxidoreductase, with the protein MAETHATATATGTTDPVGGALTGKTALVTGGSRGIGAAIVRRLARDGADVAFTYVSAAGEEQVGKVAADVEALGRRALALRADAADPRAVVAAVDRTAQEFGRLDILVNNAGVFPNGPIEEVTTAEVDHTIAVHVRAVFLASQAAARHLPDGSGRIIGIGSTLAERVPFAGVTLYAMSKAALAGLTRGLARDLGPRGITVNVVHPGSTDTDMNPADAADANLQRELTALGRFLHPDDIAATVAHLAGPGGHRITGAAITVDAGANA; encoded by the coding sequence ATGGCCGAAACCCACGCCACCGCCACCGCGACCGGCACGACCGACCCCGTCGGCGGCGCGCTGACCGGCAAGACGGCCCTGGTCACCGGCGGCAGCCGGGGAATCGGCGCGGCGATCGTCCGCAGGCTCGCGCGCGACGGCGCGGACGTCGCTTTCACGTACGTCAGCGCCGCTGGCGAGGAGCAGGTGGGCAAGGTCGCGGCCGACGTCGAGGCACTCGGCCGCCGCGCGCTGGCACTGCGCGCGGACGCCGCCGATCCGAGGGCGGTGGTGGCGGCGGTCGACCGTACGGCGCAGGAGTTCGGGCGGCTGGACATCCTGGTCAACAACGCGGGTGTCTTCCCCAACGGCCCGATCGAGGAGGTCACGACGGCGGAGGTGGACCACACGATCGCGGTGCACGTACGCGCGGTGTTCCTGGCCTCGCAGGCGGCGGCGCGCCACCTGCCGGACGGGAGCGGGCGCATCATCGGCATCGGCAGCACGCTCGCCGAACGCGTGCCGTTCGCGGGAGTCACGCTGTACGCGATGAGCAAGGCGGCGCTCGCCGGCCTGACCCGCGGCCTTGCCCGGGACCTGGGACCGCGCGGCATCACCGTGAACGTCGTACACCCCGGCTCGACCGACACCGACATGAACCCGGCCGACGCCGCCGACGCGAACCTCCAACGCGAACTCACCGCCCTGGGACGGTTTCTGCACCCCGACGACATCGCGGCGACGGTGGCACACCTCGCGGGCCCCGGCGGCCACCGCATCACCGGCGCCGCGATCACGGTGGACGCGGGCGCCAACGCCTGA
- a CDS encoding TetR/AcrR family transcriptional regulator: protein MPRAGRPRSFDRDAALGHAMRVFWERGYEATSMGDLTTAMGIGSPSLYAAFGSKEQLFREAVALYEATLGAAVDRALTREPTARAAVAAILRANTRVADADGPAGCMIVVAATNCTDANAPVRDLLFTRRDEGLRDLRLRLDRGVRDGDLPPDTDTEAVAAYYTAVNQGLSIRARDGASHAELTRTADLAMATWDVVTAARPSGGPPADDPARHAGV from the coding sequence ATGCCGAGAGCCGGCCGCCCCCGGAGTTTCGACCGCGACGCCGCACTCGGACACGCCATGCGCGTCTTCTGGGAACGTGGGTACGAGGCCACCTCCATGGGGGACCTCACCACCGCGATGGGCATCGGTTCACCCAGCCTGTACGCCGCCTTCGGCTCGAAGGAGCAGCTCTTCCGCGAGGCCGTCGCGCTCTACGAGGCCACTCTCGGCGCCGCCGTCGACCGCGCGCTCACCCGGGAGCCCACCGCCCGCGCCGCCGTCGCCGCGATCCTTCGCGCCAACACCCGCGTCGCGGACGCCGACGGACCCGCCGGCTGCATGATCGTGGTCGCCGCCACCAACTGCACCGACGCCAACGCCCCCGTACGCGATCTCCTCTTCACCCGGCGCGACGAGGGGCTGCGCGACCTGCGGCTGCGCCTGGATCGCGGGGTGCGGGACGGCGACCTGCCGCCCGACACCGACACCGAGGCCGTCGCCGCGTACTACACCGCCGTGAACCAGGGCCTGTCCATCCGCGCCCGGGACGGCGCCTCGCACGCCGAACTCACCCGCACCGCCGACCTGGCCATGGCGACGTGGGACGTCGTCACCGCAGCAAGGCCGTCCGGTGGGCCGCCCGCCGACGATCCGGCTCGACACGCCGGCGTGTGA
- the istB gene encoding IS21-like element helper ATPase IstB has translation MTVQRHRGLNEQAADAAVDTACRVLRLPTIRAQFPAAADAADREQMTYRGFLAELLMAECEERDRRRSERRIRAAGFPRQKWVKDFDFDANPNIEPAVVHGLATCEWIRKGQPLCLIGDSGTGKSHLLIALGTEAAMAGFRVRYVLAAKLVNELVEAADDKQLTKTIARYGRVDLLCIDELGYMELDRRGAELLFQVLTEREEKNSVAIASNESFGGWTKTFTDPRLCAAIVDRLTFGSNIIETGTDSYRLAQTRAQHGNTG, from the coding sequence GTGACCGTCCAACGCCACCGCGGCCTGAACGAACAGGCCGCCGACGCAGCCGTCGACACCGCCTGCCGGGTCCTGCGGCTGCCCACCATCCGGGCCCAGTTCCCCGCTGCCGCGGACGCCGCCGACCGCGAGCAGATGACCTACCGCGGCTTCCTGGCCGAACTGCTGATGGCCGAATGCGAGGAACGAGACCGGCGCCGCTCTGAACGGCGCATCCGCGCCGCCGGGTTCCCACGGCAGAAGTGGGTCAAGGACTTCGACTTCGACGCCAACCCCAACATCGAGCCGGCCGTCGTCCACGGCCTGGCGACCTGCGAGTGGATCCGCAAAGGGCAGCCGCTCTGCCTCATCGGCGACTCCGGGACCGGCAAGTCCCACCTGCTGATCGCGCTCGGCACCGAGGCCGCGATGGCCGGCTTCCGCGTCCGCTACGTCCTGGCCGCCAAGCTCGTCAACGAACTCGTCGAGGCCGCCGACGACAAGCAGCTGACCAAGACCATCGCCCGCTACGGCCGCGTCGACCTGCTCTGCATCGACGAACTCGGATACATGGAACTCGACCGCCGCGGCGCCGAACTGCTCTTCCAAGTCCTGACCGAACGCGAGGAGAAGAACAGCGTCGCCATCGCCTCCAACGAGAGCTTCGGCGGCTGGACCAAGACGTTCACCGACCCTCGGCTCTGCGCGGCCATCGTCGACCGCCTCACCTTCGGCAGCAACATCATCGAGACTGGCACCGACTCCTACCGCCTTGCCCAGACCCGAGCCCAACACGGGAACACGGGCTGA
- a CDS encoding DUF4158 domain-containing protein codes for MRPLGTVRYLGTFLENPEDVPDAVVDYVAEQLGVPTTAFAGYGAMEHRWDHQDRIREAYGYTKFEFDQWFALARWMYQRAWIASERPTLIFDLATKRLLEDRVLLPRVTTLERLVSGTRERAERRLWATLAAAPTAEQGARLGELVVVPSRRRVSELDRLRRSPRDISPRGVVKALERYDTLRTFGGPTWDLTAIPPGRVQALVRFARAARAQAVSDLGGHRRLATLVAFAAVMPQVAADEAIEVFDLVMGDVIRSSAARMQRKRLRSLKDLDAAALLLRQAWLAVADVAADPDGDIRAMLDPLDVAPFHVAAETVKELAQEPDDGFEQMLEARYNTVARFLPAFLEHLDFHSGPDGTPVLEAVTFVKTLKGRRRPIEGWETPMRFLSQGWLRRVFPPRPAPVGIADKRAYVVATTEALRTALHRHEIYVPGLIKWGDPNARLLGEAAWKAARPRVCEELDLDPDPNIALAGWIDRLDRSHRELVTGLAANPAVRIEPQSGGRDRIVLTGLDRLEVPASLDELNKQIDARLPTVDLPEMVLEVNSWVPYLSDFTHVSEGESRMEDLELSMAAVLTSEATNVGIRGRVVGVQPLAVRTILVG; via the coding sequence TTGAGGCCACTCGGGACGGTGCGCTATCTGGGCACGTTCCTGGAGAACCCGGAGGACGTGCCCGACGCCGTGGTGGACTACGTCGCCGAACAACTCGGCGTCCCGACGACCGCGTTCGCCGGGTACGGCGCGATGGAACACCGCTGGGACCATCAGGACCGGATCCGCGAGGCGTACGGATACACCAAGTTCGAGTTCGACCAGTGGTTCGCCCTGGCCCGATGGATGTACCAGCGGGCGTGGATCGCCTCCGAACGCCCGACCCTGATCTTCGACCTGGCCACCAAACGCCTCCTGGAGGACCGCGTCCTGCTGCCCCGGGTCACCACCCTGGAACGCCTGGTCTCGGGCACGCGCGAACGCGCCGAGAGGCGCCTGTGGGCGACGCTCGCGGCGGCGCCCACCGCGGAACAGGGCGCCCGGCTCGGCGAGTTGGTTGTTGTCCCGAGCAGACGACGCGTCTCGGAGCTGGACCGGTTGCGGCGCTCGCCGCGCGACATCTCCCCGCGCGGGGTGGTCAAGGCCCTGGAACGCTACGACACGCTCCGCACGTTCGGCGGCCCGACCTGGGACCTGACCGCCATCCCGCCGGGCCGCGTGCAGGCCCTGGTGCGGTTCGCCAGGGCCGCCCGCGCGCAGGCCGTCTCCGATCTGGGCGGGCACCGCCGGCTCGCCACCCTGGTGGCGTTCGCTGCGGTGATGCCGCAGGTCGCCGCCGACGAGGCGATCGAGGTCTTCGACCTGGTCATGGGCGACGTCATCCGCAGCTCCGCCGCCAGGATGCAACGCAAACGCCTGCGCTCGCTCAAGGACCTGGACGCCGCCGCCTTGTTGTTGCGGCAGGCGTGGCTCGCGGTGGCCGACGTCGCCGCCGACCCCGACGGCGACATTCGCGCGATGCTCGACCCCCTGGACGTCGCCCCGTTCCACGTCGCCGCCGAGACCGTCAAGGAACTCGCGCAGGAACCCGACGACGGCTTCGAACAGATGCTGGAAGCCCGCTACAACACCGTCGCCCGCTTCCTGCCCGCATTCCTCGAACACCTCGACTTCCACAGCGGCCCCGACGGCACCCCCGTCCTGGAGGCCGTCACCTTCGTCAAGACCCTCAAAGGCCGCCGCCGCCCGATCGAGGGCTGGGAGACCCCGATGCGATTCCTCTCGCAGGGCTGGCTCCGCCGGGTGTTCCCGCCCAGGCCCGCGCCCGTGGGCATCGCCGACAAACGCGCCTACGTCGTCGCCACCACCGAGGCCCTGCGCACCGCGCTGCACCGCCACGAGATCTACGTCCCCGGCCTGATCAAGTGGGGCGATCCCAACGCCCGCCTGCTGGGCGAGGCCGCGTGGAAGGCAGCCCGGCCCCGGGTCTGCGAGGAACTCGACCTCGACCCCGACCCGAACATCGCCCTCGCCGGCTGGATCGACCGCCTCGACCGCTCCCACCGCGAACTCGTCACCGGTCTGGCGGCCAACCCCGCCGTACGGATCGAACCCCAGAGCGGGGGACGCGACCGCATCGTCCTCACCGGCCTGGACCGCCTCGAAGTCCCCGCCTCACTCGACGAACTCAACAAGCAGATCGACGCCCGACTGCCCACCGTCGACCTGCCCGAGATGGTCCTGGAGGTCAACTCCTGGGTCCCGTACCTGAGCGACTTCACCCACGTGTCCGAGGGCGAGTCCCGCATGGAGGACCTGGAGCTGTCCATGGCCGCCGTGCTGACGTCGGAGGCCACCAATGTCGGGATCCGGGGTCGAGTAGTAGGCGTACAGCCATTGGCGGTGAGAACGATCTTGGTCGGCTAG
- a CDS encoding Tn3 family transposase — translation MPVEFLTDEQAEAFEQPSRPELERFFFLDDVDRDLIALRRTSSHQLGFAIQMCTVRYIGLFRMDDPLGVPWSVVEYLAGQLGIEDASVVKRYVERPKTAYEHAWEIRDAYGYHAYEDHAWGRRFRGFLHGRAWTQAEGPVALFDQAVAWLRRNRVLLPGVSVLARQVAEVREVAEARLYATVAKAARRADPDLPADLVATLAVPEGKRFSELERLRRPPTRTTGPAMVRALERVDEISAFKLGRLRLSRVPPNRLASLARYGFASKAQTLERASEPRRTAMVTAVMRHLEAVAIDDALDLFAVLMATRLISPARRASDKERLAMLPHLEKAARTLAKAAKVLVEQLELVDEAGADLDPGALWAAVEERAAPRAVVAQALEAIERLVPEDDGSAEAAMRASLAGRYNTVRPFLSLLGESQALGAATGGRRVLAAVRCLPALSRRKVKAKPLLPREIDDRLVPPVWRRAVYANAALGQGAVDRDAYAVCVLEQLYRALHRRDVFAAPSHRWSDPRARLLDGKEWEAVREDVLTGLSLDEPVEVHLRGKVGVLDAAWRQMAARMAEAGEAAKVSVVVPPNGRAKLNVEKLGALGEPASLSWLRRTVEGMLPRIDLPDLLFEVHAWTGFLDAFTYPGEGRTRMEDLTTSMVALLVAEACNIGRTPVIDPNRPALTRSRLAHVAQFYLRPDTLAAANAALILAQSKVPIVGSWGGGLLASVDGLRFVVPVRSVNTGPSPEYYGYKRGITWLNAVNDQVVGIGAMVVPGTPRDSLFILDTLLNLDGGVKPEMVATDHASYSDMVFGVFEMLGFRFSPRFRDLTDQRFWRAEMPGEPIEGDYGPLAAIARNRVDMKRIVTWWPDMQRVAGSLVTNQVRAYDLLRMFGREGRPTPLGQAFAEYGRVAKTVHLLAVVDPVDDTYRRRMNRQLTVQELRHNLARVICHGKRGQILRAYREGQENQLAALGLVLNAVVLWNTRYLDAAVARLREGGHEIRDEDVAELHRQGAETAERDVAGLGHEVREEDVARLSPLKHKHLNVLGKYAFAASQPVGGLRPLRDPDAGLDEPEDPDDE, via the coding sequence GTGCCCGTGGAATTCTTGACTGACGAACAGGCCGAGGCGTTCGAGCAGCCGTCCCGACCCGAGCTTGAGCGGTTCTTCTTCCTGGACGACGTCGACCGGGATCTGATCGCGCTCCGACGTACGTCGTCGCATCAACTCGGCTTCGCGATCCAGATGTGCACCGTTCGCTACATCGGGTTGTTTCGGATGGACGATCCGCTCGGGGTGCCGTGGTCGGTGGTGGAGTACCTGGCCGGGCAGCTCGGGATCGAGGACGCCTCGGTGGTGAAGCGGTACGTCGAGCGGCCGAAGACGGCGTACGAACACGCGTGGGAGATCCGCGACGCGTACGGCTACCACGCGTACGAGGATCACGCGTGGGGGCGGAGGTTCCGGGGGTTCCTGCATGGGCGGGCGTGGACGCAGGCCGAGGGCCCGGTCGCGTTGTTCGACCAGGCGGTGGCGTGGCTGCGGCGCAACCGGGTGCTGCTGCCGGGGGTGAGCGTGTTGGCCCGGCAGGTGGCGGAGGTGCGGGAGGTCGCGGAGGCGCGGTTGTACGCGACGGTGGCCAAGGCCGCGCGGCGCGCGGACCCCGACCTGCCCGCCGACCTGGTGGCCACCCTCGCGGTGCCGGAGGGGAAGCGGTTCTCGGAGCTGGAGCGCCTGCGCAGGCCGCCGACCCGGACGACGGGGCCAGCGATGGTGCGGGCGCTGGAACGGGTCGACGAGATCTCGGCGTTCAAGTTGGGCCGGTTGCGGCTGTCGCGGGTGCCGCCGAACCGGCTGGCGTCTTTGGCCCGGTACGGGTTCGCGAGCAAGGCCCAGACCTTGGAGCGTGCGAGCGAGCCCCGCCGCACGGCGATGGTGACCGCGGTGATGCGCCATCTGGAGGCGGTGGCGATCGACGACGCGCTCGACCTGTTCGCGGTGTTGATGGCGACGCGGTTGATCAGCCCGGCCCGGCGGGCCTCGGACAAGGAACGCTTGGCGATGCTCCCGCACCTGGAGAAGGCCGCGCGCACCCTGGCGAAGGCGGCGAAGGTGCTGGTGGAGCAACTGGAGTTGGTGGACGAGGCCGGCGCGGATCTGGACCCGGGCGCCTTGTGGGCCGCGGTCGAGGAACGCGCGGCGCCGCGCGCGGTGGTCGCGCAGGCGTTGGAGGCGATCGAGCGGCTGGTGCCGGAGGACGACGGGTCGGCCGAGGCCGCGATGCGCGCCTCGCTGGCTGGCCGGTACAACACGGTGCGCCCGTTCCTGTCGCTGCTGGGCGAGTCGCAGGCGTTGGGCGCCGCGACCGGCGGGAGGAGGGTGTTGGCGGCGGTGCGGTGCCTGCCCGCGCTGTCGCGGCGCAAGGTGAAGGCGAAGCCGCTGTTGCCGAGGGAGATCGACGACAGGCTCGTGCCGCCGGTCTGGCGGCGCGCGGTGTACGCGAACGCGGCCCTGGGGCAGGGGGCGGTGGACCGGGACGCCTACGCGGTGTGCGTGCTCGAACAGCTCTACCGGGCCCTGCACCGCCGCGACGTCTTCGCAGCCCCCTCGCACCGCTGGTCCGACCCGCGCGCCCGACTGCTGGACGGCAAGGAATGGGAAGCGGTCCGTGAGGACGTCCTGACGGGGTTAAGCCTGGACGAGCCGGTCGAGGTCCACCTGCGCGGCAAGGTCGGCGTCCTGGACGCGGCCTGGCGGCAGATGGCCGCGCGCATGGCCGAGGCCGGCGAAGCGGCCAAGGTGAGCGTCGTGGTGCCGCCGAACGGGCGGGCGAAGCTGAACGTGGAGAAGCTCGGGGCGCTCGGCGAACCGGCGTCGCTGTCCTGGCTGCGCAGGACGGTGGAGGGAATGCTGCCGCGGATCGACCTGCCGGACCTGTTGTTCGAGGTGCACGCCTGGACCGGGTTCCTGGACGCGTTCACGTACCCGGGCGAGGGCCGCACACGCATGGAGGACCTGACGACGTCGATGGTCGCCCTGCTGGTCGCCGAGGCATGCAACATCGGCCGCACCCCGGTGATCGACCCGAACCGTCCGGCCCTGACCCGTAGTCGACTCGCGCACGTCGCGCAGTTCTACCTGCGTCCCGACACCCTCGCGGCGGCCAACGCCGCCCTGATCCTCGCGCAGTCGAAGGTGCCGATCGTCGGCTCCTGGGGCGGCGGGCTGCTCGCGTCGGTGGACGGCCTGCGGTTCGTCGTCCCGGTCCGGAGCGTCAACACCGGGCCGTCACCAGAATATTACGGATACAAAAGGGGCATCACGTGGTTGAACGCGGTCAATGACCAGGTGGTCGGGATCGGAGCGATGGTCGTACCGGGCACCCCGCGCGACAGCCTGTTCATCCTGGACACCCTGTTGAACCTGGACGGCGGCGTCAAGCCGGAGATGGTGGCGACCGATCATGCCTCGTACAGCGACATGGTGTTCGGGGTCTTCGAGATGCTGGGCTTCCGTTTCAGCCCGCGCTTTCGCGACCTGACGGACCAACGCTTCTGGCGCGCGGAGATGCCCGGCGAGCCGATCGAGGGCGACTACGGGCCGCTTGCGGCCATCGCCCGCAACAGGGTCGACATGAAGCGGATCGTCACCTGGTGGCCCGACATGCAACGCGTGGCCGGCTCGCTGGTGACCAACCAGGTCCGTGCGTACGACCTGCTGCGGATGTTCGGCCGCGAGGGCCGGCCCACCCCGCTGGGGCAGGCGTTCGCCGAGTACGGGCGGGTCGCCAAGACCGTGCACCTGCTCGCGGTGGTCGATCCCGTCGACGACACCTACCGGCGGCGGATGAACCGCCAGCTCACGGTGCAGGAGTTGCGGCACAACCTCGCACGGGTGATCTGCCACGGCAAACGCGGGCAGATCCTCCGGGCGTACCGCGAGGGTCAGGAGAACCAACTCGCAGCCCTGGGCCTGGTCCTGAACGCGGTGGTGCTGTGGAACACCCGCTATCTGGACGCGGCGGTCGCGCGACTGCGCGAGGGGGGCCACGAGATCCGGGACGAGGATGTCGCCGAACTGCACCGGCAGGGCGCGGAGACCGCCGAACGCGACGTCGCCGGACTCGGGCACGAGGTTCGCGAGGAGGACGTGGCCCGGCTGTCCCCGCTCAAACACAAGCACCTGAACGTCCTGGGGAAGTACGCGTTCGCCGCCTCCCAGCCCGTGGGCGGGCTGCGGCCCCTGCGCGATCCCGACGCCGGCCTCGACGAACCGGAGGACCCGGACGACGAATAG
- a CDS encoding trypco2 family protein, whose amino-acid sequence MGDAEGFDGLVDLADAITLLREQIAEAQSRIAAPGADKGVRLTVEEITLQLGLELTEAKGVTGGLRWSVISLGGKKDTGRRTTHTVTMKLASHGPDGRRTPVRDVE is encoded by the coding sequence ATGGGCGATGCCGAGGGTTTCGACGGCCTGGTGGATCTGGCGGACGCGATCACGTTGTTGCGGGAGCAGATCGCCGAGGCGCAGAGCAGGATCGCGGCGCCGGGTGCGGACAAGGGTGTGCGGTTGACGGTGGAGGAGATCACCCTGCAACTCGGTCTGGAATTGACCGAGGCCAAGGGCGTCACCGGCGGGTTGCGGTGGAGCGTGATCAGCCTGGGCGGCAAGAAGGACACCGGCCGCAGGACCACCCACACCGTCACGATGAAGCTGGCCTCGCACGGGCCCGACGGCCGCCGCACCCCGGTCCGCGACGTCGAGTGA
- a CDS encoding trypsin-like peptidase domain-containing protein, with protein MVEFDRRVQVRVRLADPDVGGRGFGSGYLLAPRLVLTAAHVLDGMAALGRPDTVTVSRPNAGEREFPATVVWRRKDALVDAALVEIVDIDDEHPWPNPESVGNLPARPPQRFGHLIGTRPHPVTLAGFPRMQKDPDDGARLDEQVTGRVPRAPVPWPTATRS; from the coding sequence GTGGTGGAGTTCGACCGGCGGGTGCAGGTCAGGGTCCGGCTCGCGGATCCGGACGTCGGGGGGCGGGGGTTCGGATCGGGGTATCTCCTAGCGCCGCGGCTGGTGTTGACGGCCGCGCACGTCCTGGATGGCATGGCCGCACTGGGCCGTCCCGACACGGTGACCGTATCCCGCCCCAACGCGGGCGAACGCGAGTTCCCCGCCACCGTGGTGTGGCGGCGCAAGGACGCACTCGTGGACGCCGCGCTTGTCGAGATCGTCGACATCGACGACGAACACCCGTGGCCGAACCCGGAGTCCGTCGGTAATCTCCCCGCCCGCCCACCGCAGCGGTTCGGCCACCTGATCGGCACCCGCCCCCACCCGGTCACCCTCGCGGGCTTCCCCCGCATGCAGAAGGACCCGGACGACGGCGCCCGCCTGGACGAACAGGTCACCGGCCGCGTCCCCCGGGCACCGGTTCCCTGGCCCACCGCTACGAGATCCTGA